The Chitinophaga niabensis genomic interval CTGTATTTGTTAATTATACGCCTTCGCCGGATGCTAAATACCCACAGGCGGTCAATGAGATCTTTGCCGTTACAAAGTGGGTGGCTGAAAACGGAGATGAAATAAATGTGGATGGTAAAAACCTGGCTGTGGTAGGAAATAGTGTGGGAGGAAATATGACAGCCGTGACCACGCTGAAAGCAAAAGAGCATGGCGGACCTGCCATTAAATTACAGGTACTGTTATGGCCGATCGTAGATGCCGGGTTCAATACGGAATCTTATCGTCTCTATGGTGAACAGCGTTTCCTGACCACTTCCCTGATGAAATGGATGTATGATCAGTATACAAAAGATCCTTCACAGCGGAAAGAAATATATGCCTCTCCGTTACAGGCTACTGTGGAACAATTAAAAGGATTACCTCCTGCATTGATCCAGGTAGCGGAGAATGATATTTTACGGGACGAAGGAGAAGCTTATGGCCGTAAACTGGATGAAGCCGGTGTAACGGTAACTACTATCCGTTATAATGGTGTGATCCACGACTGGGGAATGTTGAACGGGATGGCTGAAATCCCCGCCACCCGTTCCCTGGTATTACACGCCGCCGCAGAACTGAAGAAATATTTAGGATAAAGGACATTTGCGGGATGTTTTGAATCTCTCTGCGTTCCGCAAATATATTTGCATAGCATTTACTTATTTTGCCATATGCAGCAAAAATCTTATTTTCATTATACTATTTGAATATTACGTAACCATAAATCCGAACAAACACCAAGTCTATTTGAACCCCGCCTAAGCAGCGATCTTAACAACTAAGCAAGAATTAATACAGGTATTGCGTTTGCCCTATCCGGCAGGACGATACTGTTATGCTCCTGTTTAGTATTCCTTATGAAAAATTATCTCACCAATTCGTATCAGCTGCTTAAAATCTACTACCATGAAGAACATTGCATTTGCAGTGCTGTTACTGTTGTTCAGCAGTATCGCCTCTGCACAGCTTAAGGTCGGGTCCAATCCAAGCCAGATCAACAAATCATCCATTCTTGAACTGGAATCAGAAAGACAGGGTCTGCTGCTTCCCAGGATACCCGGAGCAAATCTTACCACTGCACCCCTCAACACTGCCCCGGACGGGATGATCATTTATGTAACGGATTCCACAAGCCTGTTTATCAGAAAGAATAATTTATGGCAGCGCATGTCTGCAGACAGTGTTGGCAACAGTAATAACTGGAACACAAAAGGCAATGCCGGGTTGGATTCCGCCATTAATTTCCTGGGTACGCTCAATCAGCAACCCCTTATCTTCAAAACCAATAACGCAGAACGTTTACGCGTAACCGGTAGCGGTAGTTTAACCGTAGCGCCCGGTACCATTGGTAATGGTACTAACCAGGTACAGGTATTAGTGATAGACCCTGCCACAGGTACTTTATTGCAAAGGACCATGGCTGCATCTGCTTTCAGCAATGCGATCGTTTCACTCAACGGGCTGCGGGATTCTGTGCAGACCTTTAGGGTAGACAGTGCCGTTACGGTAGATGTTGCCATTAACTCTGCGGCTGGTGTACATACTTTTAACGTTCCCACACAGAATGGGAACGGCACCACTTCCCGGGGTTTATTATCACTGAGTGATTGGACGCGTTTTGATTCTGCTGCACGCTTCCGCATCCTCAAAACAGGTTTTGCCACACTCACCAATGCAAATGGTATCAGTATCGCCAGTGATTCTATTAAACTGCATCCTGCTGATGCTACTAATCCCGGTGGTGTATCTACTGTTACACAAACATTCGGCGGAGCCAAGAATTTCAGGGATTCACTAACAGTGGGTCTTGCACAGGGAACTGCAGCGAACTCTACCTTCCAGGTGAATGGTTCCATGGCTACCAATATTACCAATACGGCAGCTAATTATACAGCTACGGCAGGAGACAATACCATCCTGGCAAATGCCTCCACCGGAGCCATTACCATTACCCTACCCAGCCCCAGCGGATTGAACGGAAGGATGTATACGATCAAAAAGATCGGTACCGGGGGGATTGATAATGCTGTTACCATCAGCCCCACTTCCGGGAGTATAGATGGCGGAACTAATTATATTATCTATAACGACTGGACCTTTGTAACCCTGCAAACAGACGGAACCAACTGGTATGTGATAAAGAAATAAGTCATGATCATAAATAGAGCATGCTACCTCTTTTTCATGTGGATGCTGCTGTTGCTGGGACCAGTTGCGCAAGCCCAATTGAAATTAGGTTCTAATCCGGCTATCATCAATAAATCTTCTGTACTTGAACTGGAAAGCAATGTACAGGGATTGCTATTGCCCCGTATCCCGGATACTTCTGCTGTTACGCTTACCACGGCTCCTAATGGCATGATCATTTTCTTTACGCCGGATAATAGTTTGATGGTCCGTAAAAATGGTTTCTGGCGAAGGGTGATCGATTCGGCCAATTTATCTTTTAATGGCTGGGCTTTAGGAGGTAATGCTGTTCCCGGCATAAGGAACTTTGGTACCACCAGCAATTTTGATCTGCCCCTGATCACCAATAACCTGGAAAGGATGCGCGTAACGAATGCAGGGAATGTTGGAATAGGTGTTAACGCTCCTGCTACAAAATTGCATGTGCAGGGAACCAATCCCTTAACACTCATTGGCGTGCAGGAAGGAACGAGTACCTCAGCAGATAGTTTGCTAACCGTTACCAGTGGCTTGGTGAGAAAGATCCCTATCTTATCTTTCAATGGTTGGGCTTTAGGTGGAAATGCGGTACTCAGTGCCCAGAACTTTGGCACCACCAGTAATTTTGACCTGCCGGTGATCACCAATAACCTGGAACGATTACGTGTTACAAATGCAGGGAATGTGGGGATAGGCACTACTGCTCCTGCCACAAAACTACATGTACAGGGTGCGAATCCACTTACACTTACCGGTGTGCAGAATGGTACCAGCACCTCTGCCGATAGTCTTTTAACTATCACGAGTGGCCTGGTAAGAAAACTGCCAATAAATTCATTCTGGCGTACTACCGGGAATAGTGGTACCAGTGGTGCAACTAATTTCCTTGGTACAACGGATAATATCAGCCTGCGGTTCCGTACCAATAATGTGGAGCGTATGTATATAGACAGTGCAAGAGGATTGATCGGCATCGGTACCAGTGCGTTTGATGCCACCTATCCTGAAAAGGTATTGATAGATGCCGGCGTTACCAGTTCTGTAAATGCCCTATACCTCAAAGGCTCTGTTAACAATTACTTCCAGGTGAATATCAGGAACCTGGGCACCGGTTCGCAATCCAGTTCGGACTATGTGGCTACTGCTGATAACGGAACGGAAACTACCAATTTCATGAATATGGGGATCAATGGTTCCCAGTATGTGTATCAGTCCGGCAACCCTATTGAAACAGGTAAAGCCAATGATACATATGTGCTGGGTTCAGGTAATGACCTCTACATCGTGAATAACAATACGGCTAAAGATATGATCTTCCTGACGGGAGGTACTGCCACAACAAATGAAGCGATGCGGATCATGGCCAGCCGGAGAGTGGGTGTTGGAACCAATGCGCCTTCTACTCAATTGCATATTAAAACGGGTACAGCCAATGATGGTGGTTTGAGAATGGAGAACCTTACCAGTGCTTCTACGATCACAAGTAGTGCAGGGTATCTGGGGGTTGATGTAAATGGGAAGGTGGTGAGAACGAATACCCAGCCAGTTATTTATAGTGGAGGGGGAGGTACTTCCGGAACTGGCGCAGCAGCAACTTCCGATGTTGTTACGAAAGTATGGATAGGCGATGTTGCTAATACAGGAGCAGGTTTAACAACGATTACTTTTCCTTCGAACGTGGTGTTTGCGAATATCTTGAATATACAGGTAACTGCAAAGGCAACTGTTGCAGTGGATGGAACAACTGCTCCAATTGCAACCGTAACTGCCAGCACGTTAACAAGTGCAACTGTGCGGGTAATGGAAAGTGCTCTTGTTATTGTTGGCGGACAGGGCCTTGAACTACATACAATCACCTCCACAAGAATCTATATCCGTGTTGAAGGCAATTAAAATATCACTCCTCTTTTTGCTCGCAGCGTATTCCGCGCACGCGCAAACCGGCGTGTCCATTCCAGCCAACGCAGATATTATGGCCCATAAAACAGACACTATCGCCATCTTCAGCGATGTACAAAATCACGGCCGCTTCGGTTCTATGAAAGGCGCAGTGGTGATGTTCTTTGGGCAAAAATGGAAGAATGACGAAACCTCACTTTTAACCGATGAACATGATTACAATGATACGGTAGCCGGTTACGGTGGTAATTTCCGTTTCATGCAGCAGGGTTCATCTCCGCAATACATCTATGGTGCATACAATGCCAGTACCCGCAGTGGCCCGAGCTTTCCGAATATAAGTATCAACAATCCCTTTGGTGTGTTCCTTGACGATCTCAGCGATCTGAAGGTCCGCAATACCCTGAATTTCGAAAACGGGCACCTTCATCTGAATGGCTGGAACCTTGTAGTAGGTGATCTTTCTCCCGGTATCATTTCAGGATATTCGGATAAACGGTTTATTGTAACGGGTGCTAATGTGGGCGGTGGCTTTTTATACAGGGAACATATTACCCCACAGGATAAACAGGTGATATTTCCAATAGGTACTAAAGAAGGGAGTTATAGCCCGCTCGCATTGCAGAACCTGGAATTCACTTCAGAGGATTTCCGGGCACGTGTGTTCGACAATGTGTACAGGAATGCAACATCCGGCAGTATCCTCTCCGGCAACAATGTTTTAAAAACATGGAACCTCGCCAATAACGCCAATAGCAGTAATGTATTCGTATGGTTGCAGCACGAAGCAAAGGACGAAGGCCCTGCATTTACCCTGCTCCGGGAATTCAGTTTCATTTCCCTGTACAGGAACCCCGGCGGCTGGGATACCATTCCTCCAGGCACAGTGGAAAATCCGGGAAAGTTAACTGCCGGCCCGCTCAGCCTGAGTTCCTATACCAACACCAGAACTTTTCCCGGCGGCTTAGGGACCAATGTTTACTTTACTAAATCCGCGCTTTTTATTCCCAGGGCTATCAGCAGCCTTGGCTTTAACGCATTCCGTGTAAGCCTGCGTATGGTGGAAACCAACTGGGCAGCATCCAGGGAAGTGAACATCCTGCAATATGAACTGCAGCGCAGAAGGGAAAACGAAGACAGTTTCTATACCGTAAAGGTGCTTTCTCCTAAAACTCCCCGGGGCACAGTGAACACGGGCGTGCAATATTACACAGTGCCGGACGATAATTTCTATGATAACTGGACCTATTACCGCCTGAAGATCCTGGGACTCGATGGCCTGATCACTTATTCAGAGATAAGGAAAGTGCCCTGGTTCTACGAGATCAAAGTATCTCCCAACCCTAACAACGGTCTTTTCTACGTAAGCTTATACGGTTTGCATAAAGCGGTGAGGATGGAAATGTATGATATTGCCGGCAGGCTGCACAATACACGGATATTGACGGACAACAATACACGTATACAAATGAGCAGACTCCCGGCAGGGAGTTATGTACTGGTGTTCTACGATATGGAAGATAAAAGTAAACTGCTGGACAGGAAACAGATCATCATTCTGAAATAACGCCTATCTCTTCAACTGCAACACCGAAGGCTTCGGTTTCTTCAGCCCTGCCTTCAGCATGCTACCGATCAGTTCTTCCAGGAGTAGTAAAGCATCATAGATGCTGACACTCATCAGCACCCGCCGTTGCGCGAGTGCCAGGTTGCCATCTGTAGACAGTAACTTCCATAACTTTTGCAGTTCTGATTCCGTGTTAGTGGAATCCAGTAAGGTATCCGTGAGCAGGCCTCCCTGCAAACCTGCCAGTAAGATCTGGGAGATCATATCACGGGCTTCCTGTAATTTATCGGTGCAATAGCTATAATCATTCCGGAGCAAATGCTCCAGTGATTGCAGTACTTTCAGGCATATGCTTGTTCTCATTTCCCCTTTGCGTACCAGCACCTTTTCGTACGTGAGGGGATGAATGTTTTTTTCTACAGAGGTCAGTTCGGCTCTCAGTACCTGCAACTGGCTTTCCTTATCGGAGAAACCACCTTCCTTATATACTTTGATAGCATTGTCCAGCAACTGCTTCAACGCTTTGTCTGTATCGTAATCCTTTTTACTGAATTTTTCAGACACATTGTTGAAGGATACCAGGAGTTGGGCGAACTGTTGTTTGTCATTAAAATAAAATCGCTGCATAACACTGGTTTATTCAAATTCCACCAATAATTCCTCTTTGCCGGTTTCTTCATTTTTAACCGTTTTTACAAAAAGTCCTTCTTCCATGATCTTGGCTTTTATGGTAAACACGGTGGTGTCGCTGCTCCCGCTCTTCACAAGATTAGTTTCAGGGTTAACGAGTAAATTTTCCATTTTGCTTGCAGAGACCATAGTGTTTTCTTTGATCTTCTGGATGACTTCGTTGAGCATGGTCTGGAATAATTCATTGTTGGGGTACTGTGCTCTGTAAGCACTCTGCAGGCCGTATTCGTTTATCTTGGCATTGAAGATCTCTGCAAGTGCCAGCAGTGCAATGTTATCCGGTTTGGCAGGGTCCTGGCTTGTGACCAGCTGCTGGTAGAACCTGGGCAATGCAGGATGGTCCATTACATTTACAGCGGGTGGTTGCGGAGAACCGTCCGGTAGCCGCGCTACTTTTTTGTTCTTGCCTTGCAACCTTGTGATATTTTGTGGTGGCTTGGACAAGGCGGTTTCGTAATAAACGGGTTTAGTGAAAACTTCATTATTGATACCGGTATAGTCGGTTTCAACATTGCTGCTTTTGATCAGAAGGGTTTGGATAGCGGAGTTCACTTTCCCGGCAACATACTTTTTGAATTCCTCCTCCTGCATATTGAATAACATGGTGGTGGAGAATTTAGCAGAAGAGATCAGCACGGGAATAGTGAGTTCCATCTCTGGTATTTTGAAACGTGGAACAGAAAAATGCTTAAGCACTTCATCTTTTGAATAAGCGATGGCGAGGTCTTTGGATACTTTGTCTGCATGGTCTCTTGCCCTTGTGATCTCAGAGAAGATAAAGCCTACATAGTCTGCCAGTGTAATATTAGACATATCGGTGATTGTTACAGGAATAATAAAATGGTATCTGAATGCTGCACAGCATCCAGATACCAGTATGTACTTATGCGGAAAGCATCCCGAGGATCTTCTCCAGTCCGGCAGGCATTTCGTCCTGCACTGCTTTTACATTTACGTTGAGCGCGAACTCTTTTTTCACTTCAACGCCGGTAACGGACTTACGTTGATAAGAGGCCGATGCCTTAAAGCTTACAGGGCCCCAGCCAACTGCTAATTCCGCTTTGATGCCCAGCTCGTCAGACACGCTGGAAGTTTCAACGGAGTTCAGCTTTGCGTTGAAGTCGATCACTACGTGTTCGATCCGCAGGCTTGGGATCGGCAGCATCGCCAGCAGGGGAACTTTTAAGTAAGTCTTTTTGTTGATGGGAGAGCCATCATCTTTTACATCTACTCTTTCATGTGTAAAATCCACCATAACCAGTTCTTTCTTACCCATGTCGCTTGTTATAAAGCCAACTGAGTTGATAAAGTTAATGGTGGCCAGGGAGCTTTGTACCTGTGCATCCACGCAAGCCTGCAAGGGTGCGCCGATCATTTTTTTGAAGTCGATGTTGTTCAGTTCAGAAACGAGGCCCGCAGGATTTGGACCAGCTTTGGATACCATACCTCTGCCTGCGGTTACAGCTTTGGATAGTTTTTGGGTAGTGGCGGCTGCAAGTTCTGCAGCAGCTTCAACACTTGGAACGGGAGAAGCGACAGTAGTTCTCCGCGCTACTTTTGGCCGTGGGGTGCGGCTTTTAGGATTAATCTTTGCCATTGTTTGGACATTTAAGTATGAGAAAAAAAAGATGGGTTTTATGGATTGGGAATATTGATCTGTTGAATTAATTCCGGGGGAAGTTCGTCCTGCACTGCTTTCATCTCTAAGGTAAAATGGAAAGAGGCCCTGGTTTTTTCTTTGCCGGACTGACGTTGATAACCTGCGGACATTTTCATACTAGAGCCTGTGGACCTTGCATTAGGGGCGGTTTTTTCAATACCGGTCAGTTTAACATTGAAATTGATATTCACTTCTGCTATACGCAAACAACTAACAGGCACTAAGGATACCAGGGGCACTTTGAGTTCTATCTTTTTCCCTTCCCGGTAATGAGAAAAGTCTACCGTGGCCACCTGTGCATAATCGGTGAAACTTAACTTTTTGACAAGTTCCACCGCAGCCAGTGCAGATGCGGTTTGTGCATCCATCATAGCCTGCAGGGGGCCTGCTATCATACGCTGAAGGGTCATCTGGTCCAGCGAAGGCTGAGACGCTGATGCTTCTTTCTTTTGGGGCATACATAAAAGTTTACTTGCCTGAATGGGAGACCATTCATGCATGTTGAATCTAATAAGTCTTTTAGGAGTGTGCTGCTATTATATGGTAACGGGGCATCGGGGTATTAAACAGTTCAAAGCAAATCACAATAATATATCGATGCTTTATAAATTGAAAAACAATATTATAAAACAATTAGGAATCAGGCAAATAAATTTTCTATGTCACAATTCCCCCGAAGATTGCCTCTTTAGCCCCCCATGAAGTTTAATGAATCCCTTTAAGTTTGTAATTCAATCGGAACCATTATGATATTACAGAACAAACATGCCGTGATATATGGCGGTGGTGGTGTAATCGGCAGCGCCGTAGCACTTGCATTTGCAAAAGAAGGTGCAAAGGTTTTCCTCACAGGAAGAACATTACCAGCACTCGAAGCCGCCGCTAAGAAAATAAAAGATGCGGGAGGTGATGCAGAAGTAGCTGTGGTAGATGCATTGAACCAGCAATCCATAGAAGATCACCTGGCTGCCGTGTATGCAAAAACAGGCAGTATCGATATTCACTTTAATGCAATAGGTGTAGTGCATTTGCAGGGTATTCCTTTAGTAGAGATGTCTACGGAGGATTTTTATCATCCCGTCCATACTTATGTGACCACTAATTTTTTAACTACCACAGCAGTGGCACGTTATATGATAAAGAACAGGTCTGGCGTGATCCTTACCATTACCACTCCCGGCGGATTATTAGCAAATGGGGTTGCCGGCGGTTTCGGAGTTTCCAATGCAGCTGTGGAAAGCCTTACCCGTAATCTTGCCGGAGAGCTGGGCGCTTACAACATCCGCGCTATTGCACTGCGATCAGATGCCATCCCTGAAACAGTGGACAATGGATCTCATGCCATAGAAGTATTTGGGCACCGTGCGGAATTAATGGGCACCACATTGAAAGAATTGACACCACACATGGGAGAGGGTGCCATACTAAAACGGCCACCTACTTTGGAAGACCTGGGAAATACAGCAGCATTCCTGGCTTCTGATAAAGCGAAAGCGATCACGGCTACCATTGCAAATATCACCTGTGGCTCAATTGTAGGGTAAATAACGATAGTCATCGCCCAATACTATTCGTCATCGGTAGCACGGGCTAAACCATATTTTACGCTATTTTGCACCAGGTCAAGAATACACGCTTATGAAGGTCTTTTATGCTGTATTAGCGAACTCGCTCGTTGCTTCCGTTACCAATACATTCGTCTGGTTTGCCGTTACTTTCTGGATCTTCCTGCAAACGAAATCTGTATTGGCCACTTCCGTGATGGCGGGTATTTATTTTGGAACAGTAGCCCTTTCCGGTTTCTTTCTCGGATCACTGGTAGACAGGTACCGGAAGAAAACAGCCATGCTCATTTCCAGTATTGGCTCGCTCACTTTGTATACTATTGCTTTTTTATTATATCTCCTGGCACCGGCTGGCGCTTTTACCAAAGATTCCAGTGTATTGTTATGGGTATTTGTTTTGCTAACGTTATTCGGGGCTATCATCGGAAATATCCGGTCGATAGCCCTTTCTACTGCTGTTACTTTCCTCATTCCCGAAGAAAACCGTGATAAAGCAAACGGCCTGGTAGGCAGCACAACCGGTACGGCCTTCCTCATATCTTCCATCATGAGCGGTATGGCTGTTGGTTTCCTGGGAATGTTCTGGACGCTTGTAGTAGCAGTGGGATTAATGCTGCTGGCCATCCTGCATTTATGGACCATTCCCATGAAGGAGAATGAGATCGTTCACACCGTACACGAAGAACCCCAAACAGTGGACGTTAAAGGAACCATCAAAGTCATC includes:
- a CDS encoding T9SS type A sorting domain-containing protein; its protein translation is MLAAYSAHAQTGVSIPANADIMAHKTDTIAIFSDVQNHGRFGSMKGAVVMFFGQKWKNDETSLLTDEHDYNDTVAGYGGNFRFMQQGSSPQYIYGAYNASTRSGPSFPNISINNPFGVFLDDLSDLKVRNTLNFENGHLHLNGWNLVVGDLSPGIISGYSDKRFIVTGANVGGGFLYREHITPQDKQVIFPIGTKEGSYSPLALQNLEFTSEDFRARVFDNVYRNATSGSILSGNNVLKTWNLANNANSSNVFVWLQHEAKDEGPAFTLLREFSFISLYRNPGGWDTIPPGTVENPGKLTAGPLSLSSYTNTRTFPGGLGTNVYFTKSALFIPRAISSLGFNAFRVSLRMVETNWAASREVNILQYELQRRRENEDSFYTVKVLSPKTPRGTVNTGVQYYTVPDDNFYDNWTYYRLKILGLDGLITYSEIRKVPWFYEIKVSPNPNNGLFYVSLYGLHKAVRMEMYDIAGRLHNTRILTDNNTRIQMSRLPAGSYVLVFYDMEDKSKLLDRKQIIILK
- a CDS encoding DUF2589 domain-containing protein → MAKINPKSRTPRPKVARRTTVASPVPSVEAAAELAAATTQKLSKAVTAGRGMVSKAGPNPAGLVSELNNIDFKKMIGAPLQACVDAQVQSSLATINFINSVGFITSDMGKKELVMVDFTHERVDVKDDGSPINKKTYLKVPLLAMLPIPSLRIEHVVIDFNAKLNSVETSSVSDELGIKAELAVGWGPVSFKASASYQRKSVTGVEVKKEFALNVNVKAVQDEMPAGLEKILGMLSA
- a CDS encoding alpha/beta hydrolase, producing the protein MNNTNQPKPQDYLSDPHLSPAVKEFLKPLNAGGPPVESLPVPDARKVLVDVQAAVKVDVSGIDVSEKTITTDGFTIKLHIVRPEGASEKLPVFIFIHGGGWVLGDFPTHKRLVRDLVVESGYVAVFVNYTPSPDAKYPQAVNEIFAVTKWVAENGDEINVDGKNLAVVGNSVGGNMTAVTTLKAKEHGGPAIKLQVLLWPIVDAGFNTESYRLYGEQRFLTTSLMKWMYDQYTKDPSQRKEIYASPLQATVEQLKGLPPALIQVAENDILRDEGEAYGRKLDEAGVTVTTIRYNGVIHDWGMLNGMAEIPATRSLVLHAAAELKKYLG
- a CDS encoding DUF2589 domain-containing protein, whose translation is MPQKKEASASQPSLDQMTLQRMIAGPLQAMMDAQTASALAAVELVKKLSFTDYAQVATVDFSHYREGKKIELKVPLVSLVPVSCLRIAEVNINFNVKLTGIEKTAPNARSTGSSMKMSAGYQRQSGKEKTRASFHFTLEMKAVQDELPPELIQQINIPNP
- a CDS encoding SDR family NAD(P)-dependent oxidoreductase, giving the protein MILQNKHAVIYGGGGVIGSAVALAFAKEGAKVFLTGRTLPALEAAAKKIKDAGGDAEVAVVDALNQQSIEDHLAAVYAKTGSIDIHFNAIGVVHLQGIPLVEMSTEDFYHPVHTYVTTNFLTTTAVARYMIKNRSGVILTITTPGGLLANGVAGGFGVSNAAVESLTRNLAGELGAYNIRAIALRSDAIPETVDNGSHAIEVFGHRAELMGTTLKELTPHMGEGAILKRPPTLEDLGNTAAFLASDKAKAITATIANITCGSIVG
- a CDS encoding MFS transporter, which produces MKVFYAVLANSLVASVTNTFVWFAVTFWIFLQTKSVLATSVMAGIYFGTVALSGFFLGSLVDRYRKKTAMLISSIGSLTLYTIAFLLYLLAPAGAFTKDSSVLLWVFVLLTLFGAIIGNIRSIALSTAVTFLIPEENRDKANGLVGSTTGTAFLISSIMSGMAVGFLGMFWTLVVAVGLMLLAILHLWTIPMKENEIVHTVHEEPQTVDVKGTIKVIKLIPGLFGLIFFNCFNNFLGGVFMSLMDAYGLSLVSVQVWGVLWGVLSLGFIIGGLVVAKRGLGKSPLKVLFQCNMLMWFICIFFTIHANIILLAVGMFVYLCLIPVVEAAEQTIIQKAIPPERQGRVFGFAQSIEQAASPITAFMIGPVAQYIFIPFMTTGAGVELIGDWFGTGMARGLALLFSVTGIIGFIVTILAMQTRSYKNLLALK